Within Rhododendron vialii isolate Sample 1 chromosome 12a, ASM3025357v1, the genomic segment GCTTCTATCACCAACTTATGGTCCTAGAAAGTCTTTCCTTCTGGAAGGAAGATGATGGGGCTCGGCGATATAGTCAATAGGGATTACCTTGAAGCAGGGCCTCCGAAGTCCGGACCACTATTTTCAGCCTGGGTTCCTGAATCCTTTGCTTCTAGTAGAAAGCTAGTTAAGAGAGATCGCAGCGGGACAAGATTGTGAACGGATTCTCCTTCGTAAAAGCATCACGAGAATGAGTACTGTGGGGGTGTTTTCACTTATCAACAATTTGTAgactataaattttttattttgtctttattcaaatttttttcgcgtttgttagttttgtgtcaagtTTTTACgtattattgattcatcttgacgagaAGAGTCAGAAAATTAAAGAAGTATCCAAGAAAAAGCCACAAAGTCAGCTTTTAggttttttcttggatattttccaaaaaaattgggtaaaagtcaaattttttaaatttttcgaTTCCTATcatcggaaaaaaaattaaataacaaacacagaaaaaatttgaataatgacaaaataaaaaatctggAGTCTACAATTTTTTAACTAGTGGATAAAATATCAAACCTACATATAAACCACTAATTCACTATATTATCTGTTAACAAACATTCACTCGAACCATCAtctcggggaaaaaaaaacattctcaTTTGAAATTTAACAAGGCAAAATTACAGCAAGTTCCCTTTACCAATGACGGAACTAGCGAATTCGATTGCTAAGGTATCACAGAACAGGGCCTGAAAAGGATATGCAGGGACATTGCATAAAGGCAAATTTGAGAATAGCTTTTGGATGGTGTAGTCTCGCTTCCAATATCGGGATGCCCAGCAAACCACGAGTCGAGAAACCCAAAATTGTCATCTCCACTTTTGTGAGTACTTCAGATGTTGTCACAAACACTCAGTGGGACCTTATTTCCTGAAGATAACGGGCGGCTTGCTGAGCCCCAAATAACAAGGCATCGGCAACAAGAAAGACTCCAACCTGGTTGCGACAGAAGCAAAGAAACATGGGAATACTCCCAGAATGCAAACCAAACTAAGAATAGTTGGTTGTTATACGTCAAAATAGCTTGGATAGAATCTCACCAGACGAGCAGAGAAGACTAATCGGTAGCCCCAACCCTCCTTCGCAGCTGCAACTCTTTGTTGATCAGTCCAACTGACAATAAGAAAGGAATGACAATGAAGAGCAGTGTCTGATTTAGTTTGAACGCTTGTTTGGGCAAGCACAGTTTTCATAAGTCCAAAACAAAATGTTTAAAGGAGTTATTTCTTGAAAGCTATTTCGTGTCATAAGCTACTATGtccaaaattcaatccaacaaAATTGTAAGAGTCCTAATGACACTATGAGCGGGGTTTCACTACATTCTGCCGACAAAGGATAGGTGTTCTTATGCACTCCCTTTCAAGAGAACAGGGTAGAATGTTGTAATTTCACATAAGGAGAAAGTCAAATACATATGTTCATATATTCTCATAAAATGCTAGTTATTTCCCAGAAAATTGGATAAAAGGAAAGAGGAATGTATGCTATAATTACCCAAGGAACTCTGAAACACCACCAATTCCAGCAAGCTTAAAAGGAACGGGACCTTCCCTCTCAAGATCCTGCTTCAAACGAGATAAGAGGCTCTTTATCAAATTACATCTTAGTACTCATGTCATAAAAAAATCATGGGAGGGGGAAAATGGAAGCAAGAAATtacaaagaggaaagaaaatcTGAAGTATCAACTAGAAGCATTCACATACCCCTTCATCGGCAGCCTCAAGACCCCCTTGAATCCAGAAAAGGTTTCTGTAACCGGCATTATGCAGTAGCTCACATGCTGCTAGAGATCTGCCTGATGAACATAGTTTAGTATGGATGGAGCAGAATATGCAAAAGGTGGTCCTAACAAGTCATATTTGTAGCATATAGGATACGCAACTTGATTCTACATATGAATAAGGTGAACCACCTATGTATCTACTGATATACTTAGTCTCACAACTCAGATAAGACAGTTCCGTGGCCAGATTCTCAAGGAAACTATGGATTTCAACTTGCAAAAATCATGATGTATGTATCTTCTGATTCTTCTGTGCAAGACGTTCTCATAAGAGAAAGCCTAATGTGCTCATTTCAAAACTATAAGGACACGATGATTTCTTTACTTCAGTATTTCAAATCTGGAAGATTATCAATTCAAAGGAAAAGTTCACCTCAATCCCTTCTGACATCCAACAATAAGGTCTGTATCTTTTGTAAATTTCTCCTCAACCTTTGACAAAAATTGGCTGTCGGAGAAAGGGAAAACTGTCAATGCGTAATACAACTGCAGATTCAAATATGGATATGGATGCAAAATAAAATAGAAGAAAACTAATGATTTGCAGTGTACCCATCAACCGAAAGTGTAGGCACACCACTCCACCAACCTcctgcaaaaacaaacaaaaaagtcGAAAAAGATAACCCCACAAACCCTATGATATACCGAGCAGTGAGAAGGATCTTTAAAATAATTACTGCTGTATTTTAAGTCAAATTGGTCATATAACAGCAAAAGCAACTTCTCTCTTGTTCCTGGTACCGCAACGCGTCGATTATAGAAATGTAGTAGTAAATGTTAAATGATGACAAAGTGTACAATGAATTAGTAATAATATCAGTTTCTGTGAAATGTAGTACCCATCATGAAGTTCGTGACCTTTCTGGAAAGAGTTCCAGCGTCAAATCTAGAATCAACATCAAAGATCGGAATCCATGTTGACGCTTTAACCCATGCCTACAAAACAGGAATCAAGAAGCGTTATGATGGATGATAACAAGTAGGCATGAACCCTTAAACTTCAAAAGAACAGCCAAAAATATGATAGTAAGATGACAAGGAATGGGATAATAGAAGGAATAGAAACACAAATTATGCTTCATATCATGGATCACAGCAAACAAGAACTATTTATTTACATCAACACTCATATACGAAGCTCCTATATGGCATGCAACATTAACAATCATGTGGAGCTACAGAAACGTCATCACAAGAAATGTTAATAATGAAACAATAGGCTATGAAGAACGATAAGTATTAATGAGCCAGAATGTAGGACTTCGCACAAATGTCACGTTTAACCAGGAGTAGAAATGAGAGAAATATCATTCACCTTTTTATGCTCTGTAGAGGGGCGTACATCGAGCAAGGTTTTGTTAGAGAGTTGCATTGCATAACCAGCTTCCCTCGGAGTCAGAACTTTGACTTTTTCTTCCCTGAcctgaataaaaataaaacatacaGAACACCAAAGTTTCAGAAAGTTTACCAGCATTAGTTGAGGAGGTTTGATCATAACCATGCACAGTTAATCCCGTTCAgtataatctcagttttttgcGATATAAGTTTATGAAATTGAAAATAccaaattttaaacaaactcaGTATTTTGCTTCGCCATCTATCCTCGTATTCTCAACTGCTGTCAAGTGGTGTTGGATAATTCCAGGAATTAAGAACAACTGAACTAGTACCAATATGAAATGGAAAATGTTAAAATGGTCCGACGCCCAGCTTAGAATTATGAAACCAAAAAGATTATGCAAAGCATATATCATAGCCGACCAAGAGACCAATCCATAAGGTGACTGCTTGGCTTGGCAAACCAAAGCTAGACGAAAGACTATGCACAAATACAGTCTACCGATGACCTCTAAATCAGCTCATAAATCATTTACGTCTTGCATGGTCACGAACCAATAAACGGAGATTACAGTAAAAATACACGCATGCCAAGGATTTTACATTGCATTTGACTAAATCTTAAGTATATTTGATGAAAGGATTGACCTAGTAACCCTTTCAAAGTAAACAACTGCATACAAACAAAGTTTCTCTTCTGAGCAAGTGTCCAGGATAAAGATTTACAAGTCAATTCTTACTTGGAAAGAATGCGCGGAATAGCTATCCTCCGCATTAAGCTATGGTGAAGGCAATCAGTAATCTAGAACTTTTATATGATCTTTCATTTGCTTGCCAAAACCTTTCAATAGGGTATTGTTTAGCCTTTAGAGTATACAGATCTTAAACCATTACTACGAATGGTTACTCAAGCATAACTTAGTTTATCGGCTGGAATTACTCAGTGGTGGGTCTGCAAAAAAAGTGATTGGAAAAAAGTGAAATGTCAAGACATGGAAATTGGTTCAGATTGGGGTCGGTGTTATGTTGGAGAGTGTGCCTTTGCCTACGGGTTGTTCCTACTACATATAAAGAGACATAGACATGTATGGATGTATGGATAAGCCTAGTAAGCAATATATGAATTGTTGCCcagaaagaaaatatatatatttaccaGAGCTTCCCATCTCTTCCTAGCAGCAGCCATGTCCTTCATTTGCCTCACCTCATAATCTTCCTCAACTGCTTGCACCCGAATGCTATTCAATCCCTATACCAAAAGGCAAATTAAGCCCATCTTAGAAATCTTATTATCCACCCAAATTCGAGTATGCAAAAGACACCCAATTCATCAAAAGAATGAAAGGCAAAGTAAACACATCTCAAAAATCCAGTCATCAACACATAATCGAGTGTTTCAAAAAAAGACccggtttatttatttttatttttttgatagacaaacaaaaaggaagaaTACTAGAAGAATGgagggtaaaaaaaaagaccCAATTGATCAAAAGTTCGAAATAATGGAAGAAAAGAGTACCCTGTGGCGAGTTCCATAAAAGGGCCTGCATTTCACCGAAGACGGCTCCGAGTAATTGAGGCAACGGGTTGTGCCCAATAGCCTCGTGCAATGTTGTTGTCCCTGGTAACGACGGCCgcaggaggagagagagttgaggGACGGATGTCCCAGAGCTTCCATTGTCCAGAGCAAGATAGCGGGTGTAGTATCTATCTGTTCGTCGAGTATCAGACTCTCAATCAAGACCTAAGCTTAAACAATTCAGTCTACAGtgtcaatactttttttttcagtttatgAAACAGAGCCGTATCACATGAAACTTAAAAATGGTCGACGCTTCTTCAAATCCTTAAATATCATCTTGGCTTTTGTACTCAATCATTACTAATCTTCACAATCGCGAATTTATATTACTCCCTCCTTCttaatttcttaatttatttgtccaattatcgaaattcgtgtctttcaaaaatatacttatatcttacattttataatattttttattattttgaagattttgtataataaaattaattgagatatatcaaacaatatccatattgcatattaaaaacattgcGAATTGAAAGTTATCGAGAATTCTTTGgaaggtcaaacgctctcaaaaatcAAGAATGAGAAACAAATCAGAACGGAATGAGTATTTGATAAATTTTGCTAAGTAGCAAGCTTTCATATCCACTCGCACATTATGCGACTCAAGACAATACTTGAATTTTGCTTATGCCTACAAGACCCCTTGTGATTTACACTATATACCCCTCTATCTAGAGAGGTATTACGGTTATAACTTTACGGTACAATTTCATATAAAGAGCCGctaaatgcatatatatatatatatatatatatatatatagagagagagagagagagaggggggggagggAATCAAgggacaaaatatttttcaaaaaaataaacactaaATCCTAGCCATTAAAATGGACGGCCaagattaaaaatgaaaatgcacaatctctctcttccccttttcaactctctctctctctctcctttttgaCTTTAAATCTTAAAATGTGTATAACTTTTGTTgtacaaatttaatttttataaattttatatttctaaAATCTACTTGAATAAATCTAAAAAATGAGATCCATAATGAAtgtaaaattatgtaaaattattttttaaatttttccatgtgacaataaatttttttggaatc encodes:
- the LOC131310705 gene encoding rhodanese-like domain-containing protein 11, chloroplastic, with the translated sequence MEALGHPSLNSLSSCGRRYQGQQHCTRLLGTTRCLNYSEPSSVKCRPFYGTRHRGLNSIRVQAVEEDYEVRQMKDMAAARKRWEALVREEKVKVLTPREAGYAMQLSNKTLLDVRPSTEHKKAWVKASTWIPIFDVDSRFDAGTLSRKVTNFMMGGWWSGVPTLSVDGQFLSKVEEKFTKDTDLIVGCQKGLRSLAACELLHNAGYRNLFWIQGGLEAADEGDLEREGPVPFKLAGIGGVSEFLGWTDQQRVAAAKEGWGYRLVFSARLVGVFLVADALLFGAQQAARYLQEIRSH